A window of the Streptomyces sp. Ag109_O5-10 genome harbors these coding sequences:
- a CDS encoding response regulator encodes MAAAATRPYDVLLVEDDIADAMLIQDALTERGTRNLTQVSDGIEALDYLRNPDNARPDLIVLDLNMPRMNGREFLAVVKEDAELRTIPVVVLTTSAAPDDVTGAYHHHANAYVTKPVNLEEFEAAVRSIDAFYLDIAVKPPRK; translated from the coding sequence ATGGCTGCCGCCGCAACCCGCCCCTACGACGTCCTGCTGGTCGAGGACGACATCGCCGACGCGATGCTCATCCAGGACGCCCTCACCGAACGCGGTACCCGCAACCTCACCCAGGTCTCCGACGGCATCGAGGCGCTCGACTACCTGCGCAACCCGGACAACGCACGCCCCGACCTCATCGTGCTCGACCTGAACATGCCGCGCATGAACGGGCGCGAGTTCCTGGCCGTGGTCAAGGAGGACGCCGAACTTCGCACCATCCCGGTCGTCGTCCTGACCACGTCCGCCGCCCCCGACGACGTCACCGGCGCCTACCATCACCACGCCAACGCCTACGTCACCAAGCCCGTCAACCTCGAGGAGTTCGAGGCGGCCGTCCGCAGCATCGACGCCTTCTACCTCGACATCGCCGTCAAGCCCCCCAGGAAGTAG
- a CDS encoding ATP-binding protein: protein MTSKPSDSPGAFAGWTTRRWLRAGVTGAFVVLAVLGSLGGWAMWRTSQITASLVDRRTPALVAAIRLESALVNQETGIRGYGVSGQRDFLQPYTQGVTDEQTALKLLRPLLSGDSQALADLAEVEGHADAWQQHIGGPVAAAPPAEAAKIAEARADEGKADFDALRRALERQQARLQQERVAATRELRDAVNLRNWMFSVISLVILLVAVLVFEALRRGVTGPLGQLGSAAREVAQGRFDRSLVGTGPADLRRLAADLDSMRLRLVEELRFSEGARRLLDEQAEDLKRSNTELEQFAYVASHDLQEPLRKVSSFTQLLQRRYGGQLDEKADQYIAFAVDGANRMQTLINDLLAFSRVGRVHNEHQTVDLEDVFARALDDLSVSVEEAGVAVSHDALPTVVGDRTQLGMLWQNLLSNAVKFRSPDRPPRIHVGAVCDEGVWEFTVTDNGIGIAPEFREKVFVLFQRLHTKDTYPGTGIGLAMCKKIVEFHGGTIRIDPDYRLGTRVVLTLPALAAATAAPDRETQP, encoded by the coding sequence ATGACAAGCAAGCCGTCGGATTCCCCGGGCGCGTTCGCCGGTTGGACGACCCGTCGCTGGCTGCGCGCGGGGGTGACCGGCGCGTTCGTCGTCCTGGCGGTGCTGGGGTCCCTGGGCGGCTGGGCCATGTGGCGCACGTCGCAGATCACGGCTTCGCTGGTCGACCGGCGCACCCCGGCACTGGTCGCCGCCATCCGTCTCGAATCGGCTCTGGTCAACCAGGAGACCGGCATCCGCGGCTACGGCGTGTCAGGCCAACGGGACTTCCTTCAGCCCTACACCCAGGGCGTGACCGACGAACAGACGGCACTCAAGCTCCTGCGGCCCCTGCTCAGCGGCGACAGTCAGGCGCTCGCGGACCTGGCCGAGGTCGAGGGGCACGCCGACGCCTGGCAGCAGCACATAGGCGGGCCCGTCGCGGCGGCTCCCCCCGCGGAGGCAGCGAAGATCGCCGAGGCGCGGGCCGACGAGGGCAAGGCGGACTTCGACGCACTGCGGCGGGCGTTGGAGCGCCAGCAGGCTCGGCTGCAGCAGGAGCGGGTGGCGGCGACGCGCGAGCTGCGGGACGCGGTGAACCTGCGGAACTGGATGTTCTCCGTCATCAGCCTGGTCATCCTCCTGGTCGCGGTGCTCGTCTTCGAGGCCCTGCGCCGGGGTGTCACCGGCCCGCTCGGGCAGCTGGGCTCGGCCGCGCGCGAGGTCGCGCAGGGCCGTTTCGACCGCTCCCTCGTCGGCACCGGCCCCGCCGACCTGCGCCGACTGGCTGCCGACCTGGACTCCATGCGCCTGCGGCTGGTGGAGGAGCTGCGCTTCAGCGAAGGGGCGCGCAGGCTGCTGGACGAGCAGGCCGAGGACCTGAAGCGGTCGAACACCGAGCTGGAGCAGTTCGCCTACGTCGCCTCCCACGACCTGCAGGAGCCCCTGCGCAAGGTGTCCAGCTTCACCCAGCTGCTGCAACGCCGCTACGGCGGACAACTGGACGAGAAGGCCGACCAGTACATCGCCTTCGCCGTCGACGGTGCCAACCGCATGCAGACCCTCATCAACGACCTGCTGGCCTTCTCCCGGGTCGGCCGCGTCCACAACGAGCACCAGACCGTGGACCTGGAGGACGTGTTCGCCAGGGCGCTGGACGACCTCAGTGTGAGCGTCGAGGAGGCCGGTGTGGCCGTCTCCCACGACGCCCTGCCCACCGTCGTCGGCGACCGGACCCAGCTGGGCATGCTGTGGCAGAACCTGCTGTCCAACGCGGTCAAGTTCCGCAGCCCCGACCGGCCGCCGCGGATCCACGTCGGCGCCGTGTGCGACGAGGGGGTGTGGGAGTTCACGGTCACCGACAACGGCATCGGCATCGCGCCGGAGTTCCGGGAGAAGGTCTTCGTCCTCTTCCAGCGGCTGCACACCAAGGACACCTACCCGGGTACCGGAATCGGCCTCGCGATGTGCAAGAAGATCGTGGAGTTCCACGGCGGCACGATCAGGATCGACCCGGACTACCGGCTCGGTACCCGCGTCGTCCTCACCCTCCCCGCTCTCGCGGCCGCGACGGCTGCCCCGGACAGAGAGACACAGCCGTGA
- a CDS encoding PP2C family protein-serine/threonine phosphatase, whose amino-acid sequence MTAPAAGQDEQYALLLVEDDDGDALLVEELLHDTDLPHSLTRCRTAADARRALESGPVDCVLLDLHLPDAAGVETVHAIQSDTHAAIIVLTGLDEARAGVDALAAGAQDYLVKGNVEAELMQRAVRYAVQRKQAERANAALQIGRLRAEENARLERGLLPEPLLSTTAVTASSRYYPGRAQALLGGDFLDVVQTDDGQVHAIVGDVSGHGPDAAALGVCLRIAWRALILGGHRDQDLLRLLEQIHIAERVGSDLFTTCALITLDPAAATLTLHLAGHHEPLVTTPDGTRQVRAAHGIALGIAPGLGHWPGTTLDLPAEGALIAYTDGLIEGFADATGTRLGVDGLLRIIDTLRAPDPGTHLDELIARTRALNADRHTDDLAVLRLDWKTGVSGRTASVGRTRSSS is encoded by the coding sequence GTGACCGCTCCAGCCGCAGGCCAGGACGAGCAGTACGCCCTGCTTCTGGTGGAGGACGACGACGGGGACGCCCTCCTGGTCGAGGAACTCCTGCACGACACCGACCTGCCGCACTCCCTGACACGGTGCCGCACGGCCGCCGACGCGCGCCGGGCGCTGGAATCGGGCCCCGTCGACTGCGTCCTGCTCGATCTCCACCTGCCGGACGCCGCGGGGGTGGAGACGGTGCACGCGATCCAGTCGGACACTCACGCCGCCATCATCGTGCTGACCGGACTGGACGAGGCCCGCGCGGGCGTCGACGCCCTCGCCGCCGGCGCCCAGGACTACCTGGTCAAGGGCAACGTCGAAGCGGAACTGATGCAGCGGGCCGTCCGTTACGCCGTCCAGCGCAAGCAGGCCGAACGGGCCAACGCCGCCCTGCAGATCGGCCGCCTGCGCGCGGAGGAGAACGCGCGCCTGGAACGCGGGCTGCTGCCCGAACCGCTGCTGTCCACCACCGCCGTCACCGCCTCCAGCCGCTACTACCCCGGTCGGGCCCAGGCGTTGCTGGGCGGCGACTTCCTCGATGTCGTCCAGACCGACGACGGCCAGGTTCACGCCATCGTCGGCGACGTCAGCGGCCACGGTCCCGACGCCGCCGCCCTCGGTGTCTGCCTCCGCATCGCCTGGCGCGCACTCATCCTCGGCGGCCACCGCGACCAGGACCTGCTCCGCCTGCTGGAACAGATACACATCGCCGAGCGCGTGGGCAGCGACCTGTTCACCACCTGCGCCCTGATCACCCTGGACCCGGCGGCCGCCACGCTCACCCTGCACCTGGCCGGGCATCACGAACCCCTCGTCACCACCCCTGACGGCACCCGGCAGGTCAGGGCCGCCCACGGCATCGCACTCGGCATCGCACCCGGACTCGGCCACTGGCCCGGTACCACACTGGACCTGCCCGCCGAAGGCGCGCTCATCGCCTACACCGACGGTCTCATCGAGGGTTTCGCCGACGCCACCGGCACCAGGCTCGGCGTGGACGGCCTGCTGCGCATCATCGACACCCTGCGCGCGCCGGATCCCGGTACCCACCTCGACGAACTCATCGCCCGCACCCGGGCGCTCAACGCGGACCGCCACACCGACGACCTCGCCGTGCTCCGCTTGGACTGGAAGACAGGGGTGTCCGGCCGTACCGCCAGTGTCGGGCGCACCCGGTCGTCGTCATGA
- a CDS encoding STAS domain-containing protein — translation MLHVTERAGDRVVAQLPEDVDLHSTPGLRAVGDRMIDEGCRHLTLDCSGTLYLDSTGISAIVVWYQRLDAVGGSLTLSEVNEHLYSLLTRLGLHTAITITPGTATSDKQGS, via the coding sequence GTGCTGCATGTTACCGAGCGGGCCGGTGACCGAGTCGTCGCACAGCTGCCGGAGGACGTGGATCTCCACAGCACGCCCGGCCTGCGGGCGGTGGGCGACCGCATGATCGACGAAGGCTGCCGGCACCTGACGCTGGACTGCTCCGGCACCCTCTACCTGGACTCCACCGGCATCAGCGCGATCGTCGTCTGGTACCAGCGCCTGGATGCCGTGGGCGGCTCACTGACGCTGTCGGAGGTCAACGAGCACCTGTACTCCCTGCTGACCCGACTGGGACTGCACACCGCCATCACCATCACTCCCGGCACAGCCACCAGCGACAAGCAGGGTTCCTGA
- a CDS encoding acetoacetate--CoA ligase: MTTPHSTPVPAPFLPPDPQVAAGSRIADFARWAARHQGAETIQDPTDYQALHHWSVTDLEGFWAAVWEYFDIDATTPYERVLTEETMPGARWFSGATLNYAHHALRNLHPDAPAITALDETGAGYEITGRQLRAQVASVAATLRDLGVGPGDRVVGYLPNTPHAVIAFLATAGLGAVWSVCGQDYAPKAAADRFAQLEPAVLITADGYLFNGTRHDRRTAALELADALPTLKATVLVNHLGLAWSAPRAAGPTVAWEDAAGRTEHLGITPVPFDHPLWIVFSSGTTGLPKGIVHGHGGVLLEHLKTLGLHSDLGPGDRLLWYTTTHWMMWNLVVSTLLTGATTCTYDGSPAPAARPDVLWELAARHQVTVFGTSPQYLLAMAKLGIEPVVHDLSAVRAIGCTGSTLPASAYPWVRDHVGEGVQLASTSGGTDVVSAFAGSAPTTPVWAGELSAPNLGVALAAYDGAGRPVVDQVGELVVTRPMPSMPLRFWNDPDGSRYRDAYFTAYPGVWRHGDWVTLTSHGSVIVHGRSDATLNRNGVRLGSADIHDIVERLPEITEALVIGAEEPDGGYWMPLFVAPGVRLDDTLREKIRDAVRTGASPRHVPDEILAVPAVPHTRTGKKLEVPVKRLLQGAPAEQVLQPSAVDNPDLVAYFADLGAERRRTRHPHADRP; encoded by the coding sequence ATGACCACCCCGCACTCCACCCCCGTCCCGGCGCCCTTCCTTCCGCCCGACCCGCAAGTGGCCGCCGGCAGCCGCATCGCGGACTTCGCCCGCTGGGCCGCCCGGCACCAGGGCGCCGAAACGATCCAGGACCCCACCGACTACCAGGCCCTGCACCACTGGTCCGTCACCGACCTGGAAGGGTTCTGGGCCGCGGTCTGGGAGTACTTCGACATCGACGCCACCACTCCGTACGAGCGGGTGCTCACCGAGGAGACCATGCCCGGCGCCCGCTGGTTCTCCGGCGCCACCCTCAACTACGCCCACCACGCACTGCGCAACCTGCACCCGGACGCCCCCGCGATCACCGCACTGGACGAGACCGGAGCCGGCTACGAGATCACGGGCCGGCAGCTGCGCGCCCAGGTCGCCTCGGTCGCGGCCACCCTGCGCGACCTGGGCGTCGGACCGGGCGACAGGGTGGTCGGCTATCTGCCCAACACCCCCCACGCCGTCATCGCCTTCCTCGCCACGGCCGGTCTGGGCGCCGTGTGGTCGGTGTGCGGCCAGGACTACGCACCCAAGGCCGCCGCCGACCGCTTCGCCCAGCTCGAACCCGCGGTGCTCATCACGGCGGACGGGTACCTCTTCAACGGCACCCGCCACGACCGCCGTACAGCCGCTCTCGAACTGGCCGACGCCCTCCCGACCCTGAAGGCCACGGTTCTCGTGAACCACCTGGGCCTTGCGTGGTCCGCGCCCCGGGCCGCGGGACCGACGGTTGCCTGGGAGGACGCGGCCGGCCGCACCGAGCACCTCGGGATCACGCCGGTGCCGTTCGACCACCCGCTGTGGATCGTGTTCTCCTCCGGCACCACCGGACTGCCCAAAGGGATCGTCCACGGCCACGGCGGCGTCCTGCTCGAACACCTCAAGACCCTCGGCCTGCACTCGGACCTCGGCCCCGGCGACCGCCTGCTGTGGTACACCACCACGCACTGGATGATGTGGAACCTGGTCGTCTCCACCCTGTTGACCGGCGCCACCACCTGCACCTACGACGGCAGCCCCGCGCCGGCCGCACGCCCGGACGTCCTGTGGGAGCTGGCGGCCCGGCACCAGGTCACCGTCTTCGGCACCAGTCCCCAGTACCTGCTGGCCATGGCCAAGCTGGGCATCGAACCCGTCGTGCACGACCTCTCGGCCGTCCGCGCCATCGGCTGCACCGGCTCCACCCTGCCCGCCTCCGCCTACCCGTGGGTCCGCGACCACGTCGGCGAGGGCGTCCAGCTCGCTTCCACCAGCGGCGGGACCGACGTGGTCTCCGCCTTCGCCGGCAGCGCCCCCACCACCCCCGTCTGGGCAGGCGAGCTGTCCGCGCCCAACCTCGGCGTGGCACTGGCGGCGTACGACGGCGCGGGACGACCGGTCGTCGATCAGGTCGGCGAACTGGTCGTCACCCGCCCGATGCCCTCCATGCCGCTGCGCTTCTGGAACGACCCCGACGGCAGCCGCTACCGCGACGCCTACTTCACCGCCTACCCGGGCGTGTGGCGGCACGGCGACTGGGTCACCCTCACCTCCCACGGCTCGGTGATCGTGCACGGCCGCTCCGACGCCACCCTCAACCGCAACGGCGTACGCCTGGGCAGCGCCGACATCCACGACATCGTCGAACGCCTCCCCGAGATCACCGAAGCCCTCGTCATCGGCGCGGAGGAACCCGACGGCGGCTACTGGATGCCACTGTTCGTCGCGCCCGGTGTCAGGCTGGACGACACCCTGCGCGAGAAGATCCGCGACGCCGTCCGCACCGGCGCCTCGCCCCGCCACGTACCCGACGAGATCCTCGCCGTACCCGCCGTCCCGCACACCAGAACCGGCAAGAAACTCGAGGTCCCGGTCAAGCGCCTGCTCCAGGGCGCGCCCGCCGAGCAGGTCCTCCAACCCTCCGCGGTCGACAACCCGGACCTGGTCGCCTACTTCGCCGACTTGGGAGCCGAACGCCGCCGGACCCGTCACCCGCACGCCGACCGCCCCTGA
- a CDS encoding PP2C family protein-serine/threonine phosphatase yields the protein MTASPGISARPPDAGRLVGATWTEAPYPVLIVDRHGGIVEINASARALLPAAASGDPLREHVPAWLAGAHQRVACGPRDSSAGPLSGPINGRHYEAHPTAADAGQVVWWLVDDTDRRLAETALSEARTRTEILSDVSSTLLSTLNVSRCMEVAASLAAEHLADAAVLVAPSQGRRYPLTYANRGGPVSQVARQVDVAGVPGLAEALQGFPPVPARWIDPADLPDWVLPDGFAGPVGSVIVAPLPGHGVPAGALVLLRSSVEQCFTDGEEVFARLFAARAGAALSAARLYAEQATVTATLMRELLPPRLSRVHGVDYAGGYRAAKDHERVGGDFYDVHPGPDPSQDTFVVLGDVAGKGLDAAVLTGKIRNTLHALLPLSDDHQRVLNLLNGALLTSHHTRFATLVLASVRRRGTRALVRLTSAGHLPPLIVRADGTVEEAATHGTLVGALPTVTADTVETTLAPGETCLLYTDGITEARGGPLGDEFFGEHRLRRALSECAGLPAEAVVERVQMLASQWVGGGRHDDMAAVAVSVPRTGPLTVLNGTGGRGGGRNT from the coding sequence GTGACTGCTTCCCCCGGTATCTCCGCCCGTCCGCCCGATGCCGGCCGCCTGGTCGGTGCGACGTGGACTGAGGCCCCCTATCCCGTTCTGATCGTCGACAGGCACGGCGGCATCGTCGAGATCAATGCGTCCGCCCGGGCCCTTCTGCCCGCAGCGGCGAGCGGCGACCCGTTGCGCGAGCACGTCCCGGCCTGGCTCGCCGGTGCTCACCAGCGTGTTGCCTGCGGGCCGCGCGACAGCTCGGCCGGCCCGCTGAGCGGACCGATCAACGGGCGCCACTACGAAGCGCATCCCACCGCTGCCGACGCCGGACAGGTGGTGTGGTGGCTGGTCGACGACACCGACCGCCGCCTCGCCGAGACCGCGCTGAGCGAAGCGCGGACGCGGACGGAGATCCTCTCGGACGTCTCCAGCACACTGCTGTCCACCCTGAACGTGTCCCGCTGCATGGAGGTGGCCGCGTCCCTGGCCGCGGAACACCTCGCCGACGCCGCCGTCCTCGTCGCTCCGTCGCAGGGGCGGCGGTATCCGTTGACCTACGCCAACCGGGGCGGCCCCGTCAGCCAGGTCGCGCGGCAGGTCGATGTGGCCGGTGTGCCGGGGCTGGCGGAGGCGCTCCAGGGCTTCCCGCCCGTGCCGGCCCGCTGGATCGACCCCGCCGACCTGCCCGACTGGGTGCTCCCGGACGGCTTCGCCGGACCGGTCGGGTCCGTGATCGTCGCTCCGCTCCCCGGCCACGGCGTGCCCGCCGGAGCCCTGGTGCTGCTGCGCTCCAGCGTCGAGCAGTGCTTCACCGACGGGGAGGAGGTCTTCGCGCGCCTCTTCGCCGCCCGTGCCGGCGCGGCCCTGTCCGCCGCCCGCCTCTACGCTGAACAGGCCACCGTGACCGCCACCCTGATGCGTGAACTGCTGCCGCCTCGGCTGAGCAGGGTGCACGGGGTGGACTACGCCGGCGGCTACCGTGCCGCGAAGGACCACGAGCGGGTCGGCGGGGACTTCTACGACGTCCACCCGGGCCCCGACCCCTCCCAGGACACCTTTGTCGTCCTGGGCGACGTCGCGGGCAAGGGGCTGGACGCGGCGGTGCTCACCGGCAAGATCCGGAACACGCTGCACGCGCTGCTGCCGCTCAGCGACGACCATCAGCGGGTGCTCAATCTGCTCAACGGGGCCCTGCTCACCTCCCACCACACCCGCTTCGCCACCCTGGTGCTCGCCTCCGTCCGCCGCCGCGGCACCCGAGCCCTGGTCCGGCTGACCAGCGCCGGACATCTGCCCCCGCTGATCGTTCGCGCCGACGGCACGGTGGAGGAGGCGGCCACGCACGGCACCCTGGTCGGTGCCCTGCCGACGGTCACGGCCGACACGGTGGAGACGACGCTGGCGCCGGGAGAGACATGCCTGCTCTACACCGACGGCATCACCGAAGCGCGCGGCGGCCCGCTGGGCGACGAGTTCTTCGGCGAGCACCGCTTGCGGCGGGCGCTGTCCGAGTGCGCGGGTCTGCCGGCGGAAGCGGTTGTGGAACGGGTGCAGATGCTGGCCTCCCAGTGGGTCGGCGGAGGCCGTCACGACGACATGGCCGCTGTCGCCGTCAGCGTCCCCAGAACAGGTCCGTTGACCGTCCTCAACGGAACGGGCGGGCGAGGCGGCGGGAGGAACACGTGA
- a CDS encoding STAS domain-containing protein encodes MTTPLTVTPGRRPDGTPCLTISGEIDMSNAGSLDDALVGKPGPLVLDLTAVEYLDSAGLSVLFAHAERLELVVTPLLEPVLTVSGLADLATVHRPGPDD; translated from the coding sequence ATGACCACTCCGCTCACCGTGACCCCCGGTCGGCGCCCGGACGGCACTCCCTGTCTCACCATCAGCGGCGAGATCGACATGAGCAACGCCGGCTCCCTGGACGACGCCCTCGTCGGCAAGCCGGGTCCCCTCGTCCTCGACCTGACCGCGGTGGAGTACCTCGACAGCGCCGGACTGAGCGTGCTCTTCGCCCACGCCGAGCGGCTGGAACTCGTCGTCACTCCCTTGCTGGAGCCGGTACTCACCGTCTCCGGCCTCGCCGATCTGGCCACGGTGCACCGTCCCGGCCCCGACGACTGA
- a CDS encoding STAS domain-containing protein — translation MTDMSSPEFSVTVFRESTTLTVWVGGELDYDTSDGLVDMVVRHLTAESVRLSDVRLDFRDLTWIDSTGLSALLMIHRRTAAVGATLHLDRRPDFLDRMLHLTNVLNHLTAPTSRADPHEHQEGDGYTGAGAT, via the coding sequence ATGACCGATATGTCTTCACCTGAATTCAGCGTCACCGTCTTCCGCGAGTCCACCACCCTGACCGTGTGGGTGGGCGGCGAGCTCGACTACGACACGAGCGACGGCCTGGTCGACATGGTGGTCCGGCACCTCACGGCCGAGTCCGTCCGGCTCAGCGACGTACGCCTGGACTTCCGTGATCTGACCTGGATCGACTCCACGGGCCTGTCCGCCCTGCTGATGATCCACCGCCGGACCGCCGCCGTCGGCGCGACTCTGCACCTGGACCGTCGGCCGGACTTCCTGGACCGCATGCTCCACCTCACCAACGTGCTGAACCACCTCACCGCGCCGACCAGCCGCGCGGACCCGCACGAGCATCAGGAGGGCGACGGTTACACCGGCGCGGGCGCCACCTGA
- a CDS encoding STAS domain-containing protein translates to MHAAPEQKVHLTRHEQVFVITVRGETDHDDTEEFATAWDAADRAALPTTAIDLTQVTFADSMLLNALLDARRRHESGGRQLVLLGPLPATVSRLLTLSGAISYFTIADTGSSLTG, encoded by the coding sequence ATGCATGCAGCCCCCGAGCAGAAGGTGCACCTCACCCGCCATGAGCAGGTCTTCGTGATCACGGTGCGCGGTGAGACGGACCACGATGACACGGAGGAGTTCGCGACGGCCTGGGATGCGGCCGACCGAGCCGCACTGCCCACCACCGCGATCGACCTGACCCAGGTCACCTTCGCCGACAGCATGCTCCTCAACGCTCTTCTGGACGCCAGGCGCCGACACGAGTCCGGCGGCCGGCAACTCGTTCTCCTCGGCCCCCTTCCCGCGACGGTCAGCCGGCTGCTGACCCTCAGCGGGGCGATCAGCTACTTCACGATCGCTGACACGGGCTCCTCCCTCACCGGCTGA
- a CDS encoding B12-binding domain-containing protein, with product MSPSDATAELSDRLWQAVVDGDEHRAAGLVHQAAADGVDEERLLLDVIAPVQEKVGLEWAADRITVAQEHAATAINERIVASLAHRRPTREPRKGRVTVSCIDGEWHAFPARLVTEVLVLRGWQVDYLGAQTPTPHLVAHLHHTDPGAVLLSGSVPTHLPAAHAAITACQAIGVPVLAGGRAFGRDGRHARALGADQWAADARGAAAVLQAGIERPGPATIRQVADDLPHLADQEYTMVVLSRPRLVKQTLADLESRFPAMRAYTDAQRERTAEDVAHIIDFLATALYVDDPDVFTEFLGWTADVLEARHVPAHSVVAGLDALAEQLREFPRTVGLLHSGRVALRGGPIHPVPDPDIHA from the coding sequence GTGAGCCCCTCGGACGCGACGGCAGAGCTGTCCGACCGGCTGTGGCAGGCTGTCGTCGACGGCGACGAACACCGCGCCGCCGGCCTCGTCCACCAGGCGGCGGCCGACGGCGTGGACGAGGAGAGGCTGCTGCTGGACGTGATCGCGCCCGTCCAGGAGAAGGTCGGTCTCGAGTGGGCCGCCGATCGCATCACCGTGGCTCAGGAGCACGCCGCCACCGCCATCAACGAGCGGATCGTCGCCTCGCTCGCACACCGTCGCCCGACGCGCGAACCCCGCAAGGGCCGGGTGACAGTCAGCTGCATCGACGGTGAATGGCATGCCTTCCCCGCCCGGCTCGTCACCGAGGTCCTGGTCCTGCGCGGCTGGCAGGTCGACTACCTCGGCGCCCAGACCCCCACGCCGCATCTGGTGGCGCACCTGCACCACACCGACCCCGGCGCCGTCCTGCTGTCCGGCTCCGTCCCCACCCACCTGCCGGCCGCTCACGCTGCCATCACCGCCTGTCAGGCCATAGGCGTCCCCGTCCTCGCCGGCGGCCGCGCCTTCGGCCGCGACGGCCGTCACGCCCGGGCGCTGGGCGCCGACCAGTGGGCGGCCGACGCCCGCGGGGCGGCCGCCGTGCTCCAAGCGGGCATCGAGCGGCCCGGGCCGGCCACGATCCGTCAAGTGGCGGACGATCTGCCGCACTTGGCCGACCAGGAATACACGATGGTCGTCCTGTCCCGCCCGCGGCTCGTCAAGCAGACCCTGGCCGACCTCGAAAGCCGCTTCCCGGCCATGCGCGCATACACCGACGCGCAGCGCGAGCGCACGGCCGAGGACGTCGCTCACATCATCGACTTCCTGGCCACCGCCCTCTACGTCGACGACCCCGACGTCTTCACCGAGTTTCTCGGTTGGACGGCCGACGTCCTCGAAGCCAGGCACGTGCCTGCCCACTCCGTGGTGGCCGGCCTCGACGCCCTTGCCGAGCAGCTGCGCGAGTTCCCCCGCACCGTCGGCTTGCTCCACTCGGGCAGAGTCGCCCTGCGCGGCGGTCCCATCCACCCTGTCCCCGACCCCGACATCCACGCATGA
- a CDS encoding ATP-binding protein yields MVTPLSKESSDRPVPPAQWRYSAVWGGTEGLIADARHAVRALLAQAGHRPDQRSSQDAQLVVSELVTNAVRHAPGPGALLLEVAPDGAELRIAVRDSSPDPPRLQSPDPGRVGGHGLRLITRLCDRLYTVDPGTGKQVVAHLSLHRSED; encoded by the coding sequence ATGGTCACCCCGCTCAGCAAGGAGTCGTCGGACCGCCCGGTCCCCCCGGCGCAGTGGCGGTACAGCGCAGTCTGGGGCGGCACCGAAGGCCTGATCGCAGATGCCCGGCACGCCGTACGCGCGCTGCTGGCCCAGGCAGGGCACCGCCCCGACCAGCGGTCGAGCCAGGACGCCCAGCTCGTCGTCAGCGAGCTGGTCACCAACGCCGTCCGTCACGCACCCGGCCCCGGCGCTCTCCTTCTGGAGGTCGCGCCCGACGGAGCCGAACTGCGGATAGCGGTGCGCGACAGCTCCCCTGACCCGCCGCGTCTGCAGTCGCCCGACCCCGGGCGCGTCGGCGGACACGGCCTCCGCCTGATCACACGGCTCTGCGACCGGCTGTACACCGTCGACCCGGGAACCGGCAAACAGGTCGTCGCCCACCTGAGCCTGCACCGATCAGAGGACTGA